The Longimicrobium sp. genome includes a region encoding these proteins:
- a CDS encoding GNAT family N-acetyltransferase: MLRPGERFEHPRFVLRCREEADAPRFREVIDRNLDHLRRFMPWARDEPRPLDALIEHIRDARENFERGEEWQFGIFSPDEARVLGAIGLHRGDPQRAMEIGFWLCESAVGQGIATEATRILTNLALTTLGATRVEIRCDVLNERSAAVPRRLGYVLEDTREEVFEGAVRTAQTWVRTEPV; this comes from the coding sequence GTGCTCCGCCCTGGGGAGCGCTTCGAGCATCCGCGCTTCGTGCTCCGCTGCCGCGAGGAGGCGGATGCGCCGCGGTTTCGGGAGGTGATCGACCGCAACCTCGATCACCTGCGGCGCTTCATGCCCTGGGCGCGCGACGAGCCCCGCCCGCTGGACGCCCTCATCGAGCACATCCGCGACGCGCGCGAGAATTTCGAGCGCGGCGAGGAGTGGCAGTTCGGCATCTTCTCCCCGGACGAGGCTCGCGTGCTGGGTGCGATCGGCCTGCACCGCGGCGACCCGCAGCGAGCGATGGAGATCGGCTTCTGGTTGTGCGAGAGCGCCGTGGGCCAGGGGATCGCCACCGAAGCCACGCGCATCCTCACCAACCTGGCGCTCACGACGTTGGGCGCGACCCGCGTCGAGATCCGTTGCGACGTCCTCAACGAGCGCAGTGCCGCGGTGCCGCGCAGGCTTGGCTACGTGCTGGAAGACACGCGCGAGGAGGTGTTCGAGGGGGCGGTGCGCACCGCGCAGACGTGGGTGCGCACCGAACCGGTCTGA
- a CDS encoding DUF305 domain-containing protein — MTTSSPRRTLALLLGAVICGGAGQAAAQGHSHGGQHTHAAVPADSVHRPWTAADVHFMSHMIGHHAQAIEMARLAPTHGANPTVRRLAERVINAQQDEIATMQQWLRDRKQPVPEARASATMTMTTNGVEHQMRMPGMLTDAQMKQLGEARGPEFDRLFLTFMIQHHRGAVAMVEELFGTHGAGQDDTVFKFASDVNVDQTTEIARMQQMLVAILFDGGTP; from the coding sequence ATGACTACATCATCCCCCCGACGGACTCTGGCGCTGCTGCTGGGCGCAGTGATCTGCGGCGGCGCGGGACAGGCGGCGGCGCAGGGGCACTCGCACGGCGGGCAGCACACGCACGCGGCGGTGCCGGCCGACAGCGTGCACCGGCCGTGGACCGCGGCGGACGTGCACTTCATGTCGCACATGATCGGGCACCACGCGCAGGCCATCGAGATGGCGCGCCTGGCGCCCACGCACGGCGCCAACCCCACCGTGCGCCGGCTGGCCGAGCGCGTCATCAACGCCCAGCAGGACGAGATCGCCACGATGCAGCAGTGGCTCCGCGACCGGAAGCAGCCGGTGCCGGAGGCGCGCGCGTCGGCCACGATGACGATGACCACCAACGGCGTCGAGCACCAGATGCGGATGCCGGGGATGCTCACCGACGCGCAGATGAAGCAGCTGGGCGAGGCGAGGGGCCCGGAGTTCGACCGGCTCTTCCTCACCTTCATGATCCAGCACCACCGCGGCGCGGTCGCCATGGTGGAGGAGCTGTTCGGCACGCACGGCGCCGGGCAGGACGATACGGTGTTCAAGTTCGCATCGGACGTGAACGTCGATCAGACCACCGAGATCGCGCGGATGCAGCAGATGCTGGTCGCGATTCTCTTCGATGGAGGCACCCCGTGA
- a CDS encoding NUDIX domain-containing protein, which produces MPSEPNRPTAASAARRATDDPNLFLIPEASLPPGFAERVDDESLIPAPPRPAATVALLREGGTGPQVLLLRRHGRSGFAADAWVFPGGVVDKADRDLSLADHLDGPTPAEWAARLGTETPEEALGFVAAALRESFEETGILLARADPAAPSRIDDEGALSVARRALLDGVATLRQLAVGNGVRLAGDSLAYLAHWITPLPEPRRYDTRFFLALAPEGAECDAHGEEMTDALWCGPAEVVERFERGEMKMLPPTVHTLRRLAQYASAADALAAYRDAAVPAITPRMRRHPDGVAIEVPGGESA; this is translated from the coding sequence GTGCCCTCCGAGCCCAACCGCCCGACCGCTGCTTCGGCCGCGCGCCGCGCCACCGACGATCCGAACCTCTTCCTGATCCCGGAGGCGAGCCTCCCCCCGGGCTTCGCGGAGCGCGTGGACGACGAATCGCTGATCCCCGCCCCCCCGCGCCCCGCCGCCACCGTGGCGCTGCTGCGCGAGGGCGGCACCGGGCCGCAGGTGCTCCTGCTGCGCCGCCATGGACGGAGCGGCTTCGCGGCGGACGCGTGGGTCTTCCCTGGCGGCGTGGTGGACAAGGCGGACCGCGACCTGTCGCTGGCAGACCATCTGGACGGCCCCACCCCGGCGGAGTGGGCCGCGCGGTTAGGAACGGAGACGCCGGAGGAGGCGCTTGGCTTCGTGGCCGCCGCCCTGCGCGAGTCGTTCGAGGAAACAGGGATCCTCCTGGCTCGCGCCGACCCCGCCGCCCCCTCGCGCATCGACGACGAAGGCGCGCTCTCGGTCGCCCGGCGCGCGCTGCTGGACGGCGTGGCGACGCTGCGGCAGCTCGCGGTCGGGAACGGGGTGCGGCTGGCGGGCGACTCGCTGGCGTACCTTGCGCACTGGATCACCCCGCTCCCGGAGCCGCGCCGCTACGACACGCGCTTCTTCCTCGCCCTGGCCCCCGAAGGCGCCGAGTGCGACGCCCACGGCGAGGAGATGACCGACGCCCTCTGGTGCGGCCCCGCGGAAGTCGTGGAGCGCTTCGAGCGCGGCGAGATGAAGATGCTGCCGCCGACGGTCCACACCCTTCGCCGCCTCGCCCAGTACGCCTCCGCCGCCGACGCCCTCGCCGCCTATCGCGACGCCGCCGTCCCCGCCATCACCCCCCGCATGCGCCGCCACCCGGACGGCGTGGCGATCGAGGTGCCGGGAGGGGAAAGTGCGTGA
- a CDS encoding nucleotidyltransferase domain-containing protein, producing the protein MEQTSPLASLLGSDARARILVHFVVYPRSRLSVRALGRRTGVAGKRSLQIEIDRLAGLGLLERSREGQAVLVGRNHSHPRWPALASLVQEYAPALILESVLADVPGLEAAFIFGSFARGDARPDSDIDLFVYGDRIPNGAVGKALLDASVVLDRPVDAKRYDSPTFRRDARPGASFLPSALSGPKLWLLGSPDHLPSAEALAS; encoded by the coding sequence ATGGAACAAACGAGTCCGCTGGCGAGCCTTTTGGGCTCGGACGCGCGAGCGCGCATCCTCGTCCACTTCGTGGTGTACCCGCGTTCACGCCTGAGTGTTCGCGCGCTCGGGCGGCGCACCGGCGTGGCGGGAAAGAGGTCGCTGCAGATCGAGATCGACCGGCTGGCCGGCCTGGGGCTGCTGGAGCGCAGCCGCGAGGGCCAGGCCGTGCTCGTGGGGCGCAACCACTCGCATCCGCGGTGGCCCGCCCTCGCCTCGCTGGTGCAGGAGTACGCGCCGGCGCTGATCCTGGAGTCGGTGCTGGCGGACGTTCCTGGCCTGGAAGCCGCGTTCATCTTCGGCTCCTTCGCCCGCGGCGACGCGCGGCCGGACAGCGACATCGACCTCTTCGTGTACGGCGACCGCATCCCAAACGGGGCCGTAGGCAAGGCGCTGCTCGACGCGTCGGTAGTCCTCGACCGTCCCGTCGACGCGAAGCGCTACGACTCCCCCACCTTCCGGCGCGACGCGCGGCCCGGCGCCAGCTTCCTGCCGAGCGCGCTGAGCGGCCCCAAGCTCTGGCTCCTCGGCTCTCCCGACCACCTTCCGTCCGCGGAGGCGCTGGCCTCATGA
- a CDS encoding EAL domain-containing protein yields MSASPPPLHGYTFLSPAEGVRTLRESDAYFRSLVENARDVIHVINEDGTTRYITPSVKRLLGFSPEELIGRMALDLVHPDDRESAMAALRLDRYAPGSGRGLEFRVGHRDGSWRIFEGVGTNLLDDPTVRGVIVNSRDVTGRKRAEEESARLAAFPRATPSPILECDATGEVRYANPAVERTLLELGVDSPHLILPEDHVAIVRRALETGAGVRDVEVGVGGRVLAWLYNPQPALGTVHLFGEDVTERKQSDARLLHDAMHDALTGLPNRPFFMQRLAAALVRHRRGETTPPAVLFLDLDRFKVVNDSLGHHVGDELLVAVSGRLKGCLRETDTVARFGGDEFAVLLEELEDPAQAVMVAERIAAAVAAPVNLSGYEVFTAASIGIALGEAGHDRPEYLLRNADMAMYRAKGSGGARCEVFDRAMHARALARLQMETDLRRALARGEFVLHYQPIVALATGRMVGVEALCRWVHPEQGVIAPSDFIGTAEETGIIVPLGEWVLEEACQRLAEWRREFEHARIAMSVNLSARQFAHPGLVGHIRRTLADTGLDPRHLKLELTESVLMEGGGTAAAMLQQLQALGIDLQLDDFGTGYSSLAYLHRFPIGALKIDRSFVSRMQPENATAQLVRTIAGMAKGLDLAVTAEGVETPMQLAQVRDIGCDFAQGYLLSPPLPESEMRALLASDPRW; encoded by the coding sequence TTGTCCGCCTCGCCGCCGCCGCTGCACGGCTACACCTTTCTCTCCCCCGCCGAAGGGGTGCGCACGCTGCGGGAGAGCGACGCGTACTTCCGCTCGCTGGTGGAGAACGCGCGCGACGTCATCCACGTGATCAACGAGGACGGCACCACGCGCTACATCACCCCGTCGGTGAAGCGGCTGCTGGGGTTCTCGCCGGAGGAGCTGATCGGGCGGATGGCCCTGGACCTGGTGCACCCCGACGACCGCGAGAGCGCCATGGCCGCCCTGCGGCTGGACCGCTACGCCCCGGGCTCGGGACGAGGGCTGGAGTTCCGCGTGGGGCACCGCGACGGGAGCTGGCGGATCTTCGAGGGGGTGGGCACCAACCTGCTGGACGACCCCACCGTGCGCGGCGTCATCGTCAACTCGCGCGACGTCACCGGCCGCAAGCGGGCGGAGGAGGAGAGCGCGCGCCTGGCCGCCTTCCCACGCGCCACCCCCTCGCCGATCCTGGAGTGCGACGCGACGGGGGAGGTGCGCTACGCCAACCCCGCCGTCGAGCGCACCCTTCTGGAGCTGGGGGTGGACAGCCCGCACCTCATCCTTCCCGAGGACCACGTGGCCATCGTGCGCCGCGCGCTGGAGACGGGGGCGGGGGTGCGCGACGTGGAGGTGGGCGTCGGCGGGCGCGTGTTGGCGTGGCTCTACAACCCGCAGCCGGCGCTGGGCACCGTGCACCTCTTCGGCGAGGACGTGACGGAGCGCAAGCAGAGCGACGCGCGCCTCCTTCACGACGCCATGCACGACGCGCTGACGGGGCTCCCCAACCGCCCCTTCTTCATGCAGCGCCTGGCCGCCGCCCTGGTGCGCCACCGCCGCGGCGAGACGACGCCGCCGGCCGTCCTCTTCCTGGACCTGGACCGCTTCAAGGTGGTCAACGACTCGCTCGGCCACCACGTGGGCGACGAGCTGCTGGTGGCCGTCTCGGGGCGGCTGAAGGGGTGCCTGCGCGAGACCGACACAGTGGCCCGCTTCGGCGGCGACGAGTTCGCGGTGCTGCTGGAGGAGCTGGAGGATCCCGCCCAGGCCGTGATGGTGGCGGAGCGGATCGCGGCGGCGGTGGCGGCGCCCGTCAACCTGAGCGGCTACGAGGTGTTCACCGCCGCCAGCATCGGCATCGCGCTGGGCGAGGCAGGGCACGACCGGCCCGAGTACCTGCTGCGCAACGCGGACATGGCGATGTACCGCGCCAAGGGCTCCGGCGGGGCGCGCTGCGAGGTGTTCGACCGCGCCATGCACGCCCGCGCCCTGGCCCGCCTGCAGATGGAGACGGACCTGCGGCGCGCGCTGGCCCGCGGCGAGTTCGTCCTCCACTACCAGCCCATCGTGGCGCTGGCGACGGGGCGGATGGTGGGCGTGGAGGCGCTCTGCCGCTGGGTGCACCCCGAGCAGGGGGTGATCGCGCCGAGCGACTTCATCGGCACGGCGGAGGAGACGGGGATCATCGTGCCGCTGGGGGAGTGGGTGCTGGAGGAGGCGTGCCAGCGGCTGGCGGAGTGGCGGCGGGAGTTCGAGCACGCGCGCATCGCCATGAGCGTCAACCTGAGCGCCCGCCAGTTCGCGCACCCGGGGCTCGTCGGCCACATCCGCCGCACCCTGGCGGACACGGGGCTGGACCCGCGCCACCTGAAGCTGGAGCTCACCGAGAGCGTGCTGATGGAGGGCGGCGGCACGGCCGCGGCGATGCTGCAGCAGCTCCAGGCGCTGGGGATCGACCTGCAGCTCGACGACTTCGGCACGGGCTACTCGTCGCTGGCGTACCTGCACCGCTTCCCCATCGGCGCGCTCAAGATCGACCGCTCCTTCGTGAGCCGCATGCAGCCGGAGAACGCCACCGCCCAGCTCGTCCGCACCATCGCCGGGATGGCCAAGGGCCTCGACCTCGCCGTCACCGCCGAGGGCGTGGAGACCCCCATGCAGCTCGCCCAGGTCCGCGACATCGGCTGCGACTTCGCGCAGGGCTACCTGCTGTCTCCGCCTCTGCCGGAGAGCGAGATGCGCGCGCTGCTGGCGAGCGATCCGCGGTGGTAG
- a CDS encoding lysozyme inhibitor LprI family protein, producing MTGISMLALALTLGAQEPRCDAQTFAAMYQCAIDRYRRAHAEQQRVFRETAARLEPEPRVKLRAAEQLWERFREAECDFRSSRSAGRREYQVVRLRCLAELTEARTASLRAENAEDA from the coding sequence ATGACTGGCATTTCGATGCTCGCGCTGGCCCTCACCCTCGGCGCACAGGAGCCGCGGTGCGATGCGCAGACCTTTGCCGCGATGTACCAGTGCGCCATCGACCGTTATCGCAGGGCGCACGCGGAACAGCAGCGCGTGTTCCGCGAGACCGCGGCGCGCCTGGAGCCGGAGCCGCGCGTGAAGCTCCGCGCCGCCGAGCAGCTCTGGGAGCGCTTCCGCGAGGCCGAGTGCGATTTCCGCAGCTCCAGGTCGGCGGGCCGGCGCGAGTACCAGGTCGTGCGCCTGCGCTGCCTGGCCGAGCTCACCGAAGCGCGCACCGCCTCGCTGCGCGCGGAGAACGCAGAGGACGCATGA
- a CDS encoding penicillin acylase family protein, whose product MIRTTRYTLATVALLLGACAPQMPQATGSVAAAGGEVGRWEQRARNVTITRDDWGIPHIRGKTDADAVFGMVYAQAEDDFNRVETNFVNAMGRLAEAEGEAAIWQDLRMKLFIDPDTLRAQYAAGPAWLRSLMDAWADGLNFYLHTHPQVTPRVIRRFEPWMALSFSEGSIGGDIERVSLRDLEAFYGRRTVAARHDDGFKEPRGSNGFAIAPQNTLNRRALLLINPHTSFFFRAELQMASDEGLNTYGAVTWGQFFVYQGFNERAGWMHTSSGVDVVDEFLETVVERNGRRFYRYGAQERPVVTDTITIPYHTPAGMASRRFTVYKTHHGPIVREADGKWVSIALMRKPVEALSQSFLRTRARNYLEFQRVAEQMKANSSNNTIFADAEGNIAYSHPHFIPRRDDRFDYTKPVDGSDPASDWKGLHTLAEAPHLLNPPNGWIQNTNNWPYSAAGPYSPKRESFPRYMDVAGENPRGIHAVMVLENKKDFTIESLRAAAYDPYLTAFARLIPTLLEAYDRTPASDPLKARLAEQIGVLRGWDFRWSAASVPTSLAVFWGEEMWGRVGPDARGAGMNVYDYIATRATAEQKLQALAAASDRLRQDFGTWRTPWGEINRFQRLTGAIVQPFTDAGPSIPVPFTSAQWGSLASFGARRYPGTKRYYGTSGNSFVAIVEFGDSVRARAVTAGGQSGDPRSPHFNDQAERYATGNLREVYFYPGQLRGHTEREYRPGR is encoded by the coding sequence ATGATCCGCACCACCCGCTACACACTCGCGACGGTCGCGCTCCTCCTGGGCGCGTGCGCGCCGCAGATGCCGCAGGCCACCGGGAGCGTCGCGGCGGCGGGGGGGGAGGTGGGGCGGTGGGAGCAGAGGGCGCGGAACGTCACCATCACCCGCGACGACTGGGGGATCCCGCACATCCGCGGGAAGACGGACGCGGATGCGGTGTTCGGGATGGTGTACGCGCAGGCGGAGGACGACTTCAACCGCGTGGAGACCAACTTCGTCAACGCGATGGGGCGCCTCGCCGAGGCCGAGGGTGAGGCCGCGATCTGGCAGGACCTGCGCATGAAGCTGTTCATCGACCCCGACACGCTGCGCGCCCAGTACGCCGCCGGCCCCGCGTGGCTCCGCTCGCTGATGGACGCGTGGGCGGACGGGCTCAACTTCTACCTCCACACGCACCCGCAGGTCACGCCGCGCGTCATCCGCCGCTTCGAGCCGTGGATGGCGCTTTCGTTCAGCGAGGGGAGCATCGGCGGCGACATCGAGCGGGTGTCGCTGCGCGATCTGGAGGCATTCTACGGGCGGCGCACGGTGGCGGCGCGGCACGACGACGGCTTCAAAGAGCCGCGCGGGTCCAACGGCTTCGCCATCGCGCCGCAGAACACGCTCAACCGGCGCGCGCTCCTCCTCATCAACCCGCACACGTCGTTCTTCTTTCGGGCCGAGCTGCAGATGGCGAGCGACGAGGGGCTGAACACGTACGGCGCGGTGACGTGGGGGCAGTTCTTCGTCTACCAGGGCTTCAACGAGCGCGCCGGATGGATGCACACCTCCAGCGGCGTGGACGTGGTGGACGAGTTCCTGGAGACCGTCGTGGAGCGGAACGGGCGGCGCTTCTACCGCTACGGCGCGCAGGAGCGGCCCGTCGTCACCGACACCATCACCATCCCGTACCACACGCCGGCGGGGATGGCCAGCAGGAGGTTCACGGTCTACAAGACGCACCACGGGCCCATCGTGCGAGAGGCGGACGGGAAGTGGGTGAGCATCGCGCTGATGCGGAAGCCGGTGGAGGCGCTCAGCCAGTCGTTCCTGCGCACCCGGGCGCGCAACTACTTGGAGTTCCAGCGCGTGGCGGAGCAGATGAAGGCGAACTCGTCCAACAACACGATCTTCGCCGACGCGGAGGGGAACATCGCGTACAGCCATCCGCACTTCATTCCGCGGCGCGACGACCGCTTCGACTACACGAAGCCCGTGGATGGCAGCGATCCGGCGAGCGATTGGAAGGGGCTGCACACGCTGGCCGAGGCGCCGCACCTGCTGAACCCGCCCAACGGCTGGATCCAGAACACCAACAACTGGCCGTACTCGGCGGCGGGGCCGTACAGCCCCAAGCGCGAGAGCTTTCCGCGCTACATGGACGTCGCCGGCGAGAACCCGCGCGGCATCCACGCCGTCATGGTGCTGGAGAACAAAAAGGACTTCACCATCGAGTCGCTGCGCGCGGCGGCGTACGATCCCTACCTGACGGCGTTCGCGCGGCTGATCCCCACGCTGCTGGAGGCGTACGACCGCACTCCCGCATCCGATCCGCTCAAGGCGCGCCTCGCTGAGCAGATCGGGGTGCTGCGCGGGTGGGACTTCCGCTGGTCGGCGGCGTCGGTGCCCACCTCGCTGGCGGTGTTCTGGGGTGAGGAGATGTGGGGCCGTGTGGGCCCGGACGCGCGCGGGGCGGGGATGAACGTGTACGACTACATCGCCACGCGCGCCACCGCCGAGCAGAAGCTCCAGGCGCTCGCCGCCGCCTCCGACCGGCTGCGGCAGGACTTCGGCACGTGGCGCACGCCATGGGGAGAGATCAACCGCTTCCAGCGCCTCACCGGCGCCATCGTGCAGCCGTTCACCGATGCGGGGCCCAGCATCCCGGTGCCGTTCACGTCCGCGCAGTGGGGCTCGCTCGCCTCCTTTGGCGCGCGCCGCTACCCGGGGACGAAGCGCTACTACGGCACCAGCGGCAACAGCTTCGTCGCCATCGTCGAGTTCGGCGACAGCGTGCGGGCGCGCGCCGTGACCGCCGGCGGGCAGAGCGGCGACCCGCGCTCGCCGCACTTCAACGACCAGGCGGAGCGCTACGCCACCGGCAACCTGCGCGAGGTGTACTTCTACCCCGGGCAGCTTCGCGGGCACACCGAGCGGGAGTACCGGCCGGGGCGGTGA